From one Plasmodium malariae genome assembly, chromosome: 12 genomic stretch:
- the PmUG01_12050700 gene encoding conserved Plasmodium protein, unknown function, which yields MEVGNTSDTVQNTIKLCREKTKGKVIENNNLETNQPILSREILLNDSSKEILNSKNNNCYDTIFKMTKIKKLKRKNEFPQMRGELKMRSLDNIPSTSNSNDSKVNITTTNYIKLNNDNCTKYVCTKLEEEDNRVHRVANNKSEIKNDENMRNNDTYRSSIYACDDKKNSSYSSTNSNFCSDRFSNDLNNDLCSAYLECNTCDSSNGNVTNVLSCLIDNSLLKADNDSGNGFHSTLKGNGIIKEDNIKSYSKNCMNNTTIKIASFSDKNMVEGTCIIYDRHVQREVDEGTYVDNNDILKNNEEEHIKADSLRYVDLSNINRGSKKDKNDSAADKEGGEEKGEEQIEEQREENVGELVEEQVEEIEEEAQVTREYAKEKKKETPNDNCTNDYLRSEEEVNLNVEMEKSEILTKLSSKVGTDQVKLCICNISVEDTNSSDIRKKELEKKNKEMELIKNVTLRCNDVTSIFKNEKINYTTFNEGLNFCYDEIKGEHLSSGETAYNKENDEDNDVVNNEEEDEENVDEYKEENYKENNANNEENNANNEKNDEKNDEKNDEKNDETNNNMNKNTYSDNKDGNVFIDNLGCYISEAQNNKCSVSRNNRSCVRSTQDVLKQNKTSGSIYEQYRKENNCDNIDEKHSDIKNLLSYNGETLEGDQLDFEKLNHLIVFRENAEKYIQSYINSFLKDSEIMSSYLPYVHYYDKGVYEEKELNLLKILSYFLEHFHTNEKMKRKILNLQKNFLRATLSEKVKYVDKFQFLKLSQIGTDTLKNQFLKLLKKYTEEKKKFYNKLRLFHKITKKIFKLKEKFVENNLLQIIPEGSCETHNSSTEDKINEEIHIKMRGGGTYCSRVNCKMKGEPNNNNSNNTLWYNVLCDIPSYEYISNSDMPLLHSFVENKRQHMKINKMEKCDKLNYSTLYSKKFILRHLQLLIKNNIFNAFHLNHSKHYEDIHIGENDLHICKRIIINNMPFYKNKMNKIFSNLILHFLMKKVLNSIQPKITWYNHNIIPKTGHSKNLLNKDMELNLYKDAIQNSIIKIANSFSKKIKDCGKGCGNDTHNDNNSDNINDNGNDSGNKNGNDNGNQSDKTNMKVKCEDGNPTFLYFYDREVEKLILYSCNRESNEEQMEKDIDTFINNLLISNNFIQNYECNIVPSDGNNNHDMFNMLGHPNKQNYFKSLIHLQQNEVNIKTHQGELKEWKRGIANGQELEREQNEKMEQGTGGIGKDLECVMNNGCINSQEDQAACKEAGQSLHQHKNDELKEESEIVEFLREEEKERDISSKREKRNNINNNNSKNNNNKLKLSDDLQNLYDAYNNGEQIVVSKNKKKLLNNLEHYKHFKFLSKQTLFDVYDNVQNNMKLSAFISNKNNMKKERSRNINLMQNIDLRNYLNTPNYLYTNKKYTNNFNSNYFCTYMNNPNNVYFSNSGLMQDSMYNQRCEERVNGFYKKSGNMKNSDYINWNSTNYRNCSNIHRKKVSNTCYNENSNIMLNNYNNNFVTYDCLRSLCPTNYTNIGYMNPNGVQQGMKYFNSLNYSMENSSKNNPRNVLYYDYNGYDNVSFASSPIASSPFNCNSLNSSALNSSALSASPFNSNNNLLTPQMTQNVSNYMLLPSSYVNTFDNSSYNMYNSMGNPLLLEKTKKENNLKNETTSANFPMTASPPDSMINYQVQNIDQNYPILYPLNMTDCKLSDEYIINNLPSGMHMNTYQKINDTYMNIPNCDGNNNNNDSNNNDSNNNDSNNNNNNNESDNEFKNNSDNNNLISRTKNEDVNIHINNKNINNDLVLARDLGTFNVNENTSITDNRVDFTEQNKYYDVINKSVNIKEDSSGNYNSSSNNDSSNNDSSNNDSSKNDSSNNHSSNNASSKNDSSNNDSSKHDSSKNDSSNNDSSKNDRSKNDRSKNDSSNNKGYNKDDSNSNPINNYLNDDPRDKCNDSNDEVYTDDISKKEHTNSKNNNDFRYENSNIATSDKGNLKEDAIVFNGNKNISLYNADKENRIICNSSSNNSMFNNVETDGAEEKRNKYLNNIHVMINNNIDKEKLNAHVDPYADDFFNSVNKGNENINNSNSIAVDENINSDKHGISTTEIGNSSGNNINANNVNKCNNSSNGSGNITNSSNNSNNNLKNCSNKNNNDSNDDTNMNEINCNDNRNNLNILCNNLYYNYGMKNLDTNFRKNECLQNLEISIMNKKGIKDSNKSCDVNDCDSIIKVQNLNNIQVNMNNISNVDIINNHDYHYNNYSNNSNNNTIDDIIATHRVNSYNGNDHISNVNYDGTLTHVNYSAPFFYADGISNAVGYTHNCDSNKGISDDNNYSNNSTNDNSNSSTNENSNNRTSNKSNISRNSNNITNNVKHSSSNTICFSPLGPYEKKSQINAAGINYADTMNNYNNTDMMNSMGVPSNVYYYKNVKFNENAIDMINIYNCFNTNGIEPPQYNSNTSNNMESYINSEIKNDNINSYNYKMDKKDNREMENDLINRHPNNLIDKYNYLNNYNSTNYTNGFNFMNFDNNGNDVNINNGMSYMDSNSMFNEGETNYTYLSTMKNFKKKDKIKKEKKNTSINKSQTCTLNTTRKKKFGNNGPPTAEKLSELLYEQNMSVPQIAAIYGVHRTTVARWCHNRKIIQKSSHYQGRRRTSTKLNNEYI from the exons ATGGAAGTTGGTAATACAAGTGATACCGTGCAGAACACCATAAAATTATGCagagaaaaaacaaaaggaaaagtaatagaaaataataatttagaaaCAAATCAACCAATATTATCGAGAGAGATCTTGTTAAATGACTCCtcaaaagaaatattaaatagtaaaaataacaattgttatgatactatttttaaaatgacgaaaataaaaaaattgaaaaggaaaaatgaatttCCTCAAATGAGAGGTGAACTTAAAATGAGAAGTTTAGATAATATTCCTTCTACGTCAAATAGCAACGACAGTAAAGTCAATATTACAACGACCAACTATATCAAACTAAACAATGACAATTGTAcgaaatatgtatgtacaaaaCTGGAAGAGGAAGACAACAGAGTTCATCGTGTAGCTAATAACAAgagtgaaataaaaaatgatgaaaatatgaGAAATAATGATACATATAGGAGTTCCATCTACGCTTGCGATGATAAGAAGAACAGTTCTTACAGTAGTACGAACAGTAACTTTTGCAGTGACAGATTCAGTAACGATTTGAACAACGATTTATGTAGTGCCTATCTGGAGTGTAACACTTGTGATAGCAGCAATGGGAATGTTACTAATGTATTATCGTGCTTAATAGATAATTCACTATTAAAAGCGGACAACGATTCAGGAAATGGCTTCCACAGTACATTAAAAGGCAATGGGATTATTAAAGAAGATAATATTAAGTCCTACAGTAAAAATTGTATGAATAACACAACTATCAAAATAGCTAGTTTCAGTGATAAAAATATGGTAGAAGGTACTTGTATTATTTACGATAGACATGTACAAAGGGAGGTGGATGAGGGTACATACgttgataataatgatatccttaaaaataatgaagaggAGCATATTAAAGCAGATTCACTTCGTTATGTTGATTTAAGCAATATTAATAGAGGAAgcaaaaaagataaaaatgataGTGCCGCTGATAAGGAAGGAGGAGAAGAAAAAGGAGAAGAACAAATAGAAGAACAAAGAGAAGAGAATGTAGGAGAACTAGTAGAAGAACAAGTGGAAGAGATAGAGGAAGAAGCACAAGTTACGCGTGAATACGCTAAGgagaaaaagaaggaaaCTCCTAATGACAACTGCACAAATGATTACTTACGTAGTGAGGAAGAAGTCAATTTAAACGTTGAAATGGAGAAATCAGAAATATTAACTAAATTAAGTTCAAAAGTAGGGACAGATCAAGTAAAACTCTGTATATGTAATATCAGCGTTGAAGACACAAATTCGAGTGACATACGCAAGAAAGaactggaaaaaaaaaataaggaaatgGAGTTAATCAAAAATGTTACCCTTCGTTGTAATGATGTAACAagcatatttaaaaatgaaaaaataaactataCTACTTTTAATGAAGGtcttaatttttgttatgaTGAAATAAAAGGAGAGCACTTGTCTTCAGGTGAAACGGCATACAATAAGGAGAACGATGAAGACAATGATGTAGTGaataatgaagaagaagatgaAGAGAATGTTGATGAGTATAAAGAAGAGAATTATAAAGAGAATAATGCGAATAATGAAGAGAATAATGcgaataatgaaaagaatgatgaaaagaatgatgaaaagaatgatgaaaagaatgatgaaacaaataataatatgaataaaaacaCATATTCTGATAATAAGGATGGTAACGTTTTCATTGATAATTTAGGATGTTATATCAGTGAAgcacaaaataataaatgtagtGTTAGCCGTAATAACAGGTCATGTGTAAGAAGCACTCAGGATgtattaaaacaaaacaaaacatcgGGTAGCATTTATGAGCaatatagaaaagaaaataattgtGATAATATAGATGAAAAACATTcggatataaaaaatttactaagTTACAATGGAGAAACATTAGAAGGAGATCAATTGGACTTTGAAAAACTGAATCATTTAATTGTGTTTCGAGAAAATGCAGAAAAGTACATACAaagttatataaattcatttttgaaAGATTCGGAGATAATGTCTTCTTATCTTCCTTATGTGCATTATTATGACAAAGGTGTATATGAAGAAAAGGAGTtgaatcttttaaaaattttatcctATTTTTTGGAGCATTTTCATacgaatgaaaaaatgaaaaggaagaTTCTTAATTTACAAAAGAATTTCTTAAGAGCTACATTAAGTGAAAAAGTGAAATATGTTGAcaaatttcaatttttaaaattatcacAAATAGGAACAGATACTCTGAAAAATCaatttcttaaattattaaaaaaatatacagaagaaaaaaaaaaa tttTATAACAAACTGCGCTTATTTCAcaaaataacgaaaaaaatttttaaattaaaagaaaaatttgtTGAGAATAATTTACTACAAATTATACCAGAGGGATCATGTGAGACACATAATTCTTCTACTgaggataaaataaatgaagaaatcCATATTAAGATGAGAGGTGGAGGTACATACTGCTCACGAGTGAATTGTAAAATGAAAGGTGAaccaaataataataatagtaataatacattatgGTACAATGTGTTATGTGATATTCCTTCATATGAGTATATTTCTAATTCCGACATGCCATTATTACATTCTTTCGTGGAGAATAAAAGACAGCATATGAAGATaaacaaaatggaaaaatgtgATAAATTGAATTATTCTACTCTTTATAGTAAGAAATTTATACTTAGACACTTACAGTTActgattaaaaataatatatttaatgcatTTCATTTAAATCATTCTAAGCATTATGAGGATATTCATATAGGGGAAAATgatttacatatttgtaaaagaattataattaataatatgcctttttataaaaacaaaatgaataaaatattctctAACCTAATTCTACACTTTCTAATGAAAAAAGTACTAAATAGTATACAACCCAAAATAACGTGGTACAACCACAATATTATTCCGAAAACTGGGCATTCAAAAAATTTGCTTAATAAGGATATGGAGCTTAATCTGTATAAGGACGCTATACAGaatagtataataaaaatagccAACTCTTTTTCTAAGAAGATTAAAGATTGTGGTAAAGGTTGTGGTAATGATACtcataatgataataatagtgataatattaatgataatgGTAATGATAGTGGTAATAAAAATGGCAATGATAATGGTAATCAAAGTGATAAGACTAATATGAAGGTTAAGTGTGAGGATGGAAATCCGACTTTCTTATACTTTTATGATAGAGAGGTGgagaaattaattttatacagTTGTAATAGAGAGAGTAATGAAGAGCAGATGGAAAAAGATATAGAcacttttataaataaccTGTTAATCagcaataattttattcaaaattaCGAATGTAACATTGTACCCAGTGATGGGAATAATAATCATGATATGTTTAATATGCTTGGACATCCTAATAAGcagaattattttaaatccCTTATTCACTTACAACAGAATGAAGTGAATATAAAAACTCATCAAGGGGAGTTAAAAGAATGGAAAAGGGGTATAGCAAATGGCCAAGAGTTGGAAAGAGAGCAAAATGAGAAGATGGAACAAGGAACAGGAGGGATAGGAAAAGACTTAGAATGTGTAATGAACAACGGATGCATAAACAGTCAGGAAGATCAAGCAGCATGTAAAGAAGCAGGTCAGTCGCTACATCAGCACAAGAACGATGAGTTGAAAGAGGAATCTGAAATAGTGGAGTTCCTGCGAGAAGAGGAAAAAGAGAGAGATATATCAAgcaaaagagaaaaaagaaacaatattaataataataacagtaaaaataacaataacaaattaaaattatcagATGACTTGCAAAATCTATATGATGCATACAATAATGGAGAACAAATAGTGGtgtctaaaaataaaaagaaactattgaataatttagaacattataaacattttaaatttctttCAAAACAAACCCTATTTGATGTTTATGATaatgtacaaaataatatgaaactAAGTGCATTTATTTcgaataagaataatatgaaaaaggaacgttcaagaaatataaatttaatgcaAAATATTGATCTCCGTAATTACTTAAACACACCAAATTAtctatatacaaataaaaaatatacgaatAATTTCAactcaaattatttttgtacttATATGAATAACCCCAATAACGTATATTTTAGTAATAGTGGATTAATGCAAGATTCTATGTACAATCAAAGATGTGAAGAAAGAGTTAATGGGTTTTACAAAAAATCTgggaatatgaaaaattcaGATTATATTAATTGGAATAGTACTAATTATCGTAATTGTAGTAATATCCATAGGAAAAAAGTAAGTAACACATGTTACAATGAAAACAGTAATATTATGCTGAACAATTATAACAACAATTTTGTAACATATGACTGCTTGAGGAGTTTATGTCCCACCAATTATACTAATATTGGGTATATGAATCCAAATGGGGTACAACAGggaatgaaatattttaatagcCTAAATTATAGTATGGAAAattcttcaaaaaataatccAAGGAACGTTCTTTATTATGATTACAATGGATATGACAATGTCTCATTCGCTAGCAGCCCAATCGCTAGTAGCCCATTCAATTGCAACTCATTGAATAGCAGTGCATTAAACAGTAGCGCACTCAGTGCAAGCCCGttcaatagtaataataacttGCTTACCCCCCAAATGACACAAAATGTAAGCAACTATATGCTATTACCAAGCAGTTATGTGAATACCTTTGATAATAGCTCTTACAATATGTATAACTCTATGGGTAATCCTCTATTACttgaaaaaactaaaaaagaaaataatttgaagAATGAAACTACGTCAGCAAACTTTCCTATGACCGCCAGTCCTCCAGATAGTATGATAAATTACCAAGTACAAAATATAGATCAGAATTATCCTATTTTATATCCTCTAAATATGACTGATTGTAAGTTGAGtgatgaatatattattaacaatttACCAAGTGGAATGCATATGAATacatatcaaaaaattaatgatacttatatgaatatacccAACTGCGATGgcaataacaacaataatgatagtaataataatgatagtaataataatgatagtaataataataataataataatgagagTGATAATGAATTTAAGAATAAtagtgataataataatcttattagtagaacaaaaaatgaggatgtaaatatacatataaacaacaAAAATATCAACAATGATTTAGTATTAGCTCGTGACTTAGGTACATTTaatgtaaatgaaaatacTAGTATAACTGATAATAGGGTCGATTTTacagaacaaaataaatattacgaTGTCATAAATAAAAGCGTGAATATTAAAGAGGATAGTAGTGGTAattataatagtagtagtaataacgATAGTAGTAATAACGATAGTAGCAATAACGATAGTAGTAAAAACGATAGTAGTAATAACCATAGTAGCAATAACGCTAGTAGTAAAAACGATAGTAGTAATAACGATAGTAGTAAACACGATAGTAGTAAAAACGATAGTAGTAATAACGATAGTAGTAAAAACGATCGTAGTAAAAACGATCGTAGTAAAAAcgatagtagtaataataaggGCTACAACAAAGAtgatagtaatagtaatccTATTAACAACTACCTTAATGATGACCCCAGAGATAAATGCAATGATAGCAACGACGAGGTATACACTGATGATATAAGCAAAAAGGAGCATACAAATTCaaaaaacaataatgatTTTCGTTAcgaaaatagtaatatagCTACTAGTGATAAAGGTAATTTAAAGGAGGATGCAATAGTGTttaatggaaataaaaatatatcattatataatgCGGATAAGGAAAATAGGATAATTTGTAACTCAAGTAGTAATAATTCTATGTTCAACAATGTAGAAACTGATGGCgcagaagaaaaaagaaataagtaTTTAAATAACATTCATGTAATGATAAACAATAATattgataaagaaaaattaaatgcaCATGTTGATCCATATGCAGATGATTTTTTTAACAGTGTGAACAAgggaaatgaaaatattaataattctaatagCATAGCTGTGGATGAGAATATTAATAGCGATAAGCATGGCATAAGTACCACTGAAATTGGAAATAGTAGTGGTAATAACATAAACGCGAACAATGTTAACAAGTGCAATAATAGCAGCAACGGTAGCGGTAATATTACGAATAGTAGCAATAATAGCAACAATAACTTAAAGAACTGtagtaacaaaaataataatgatagcAATGATGACACAAATATGAACGAAATTAACTGTAATGATAATAGAAATAACTTGAATATCTtgtgtaataatttatattataattatggtATGAAAAATTTGGATACAAATTTTCGAAAAAATGAGTGCTTACAAAATTTAGAAATTAgtataatgaataaaaaaggcATAAAAGATAGTAATAAATCATGCGATGTGAATGACTGTGATAGTATTATAAAAGTACagaatttaaataatatacaagtaaatatgaacaatataTCAAATgttgatataataaataatcacgattatcattataataaCTACAGTAATAATTCGAATAATAACACTATTGATGATATCATAGCAACACACAGAGTTAATTCTTATAATGGTAATGATCATATATCAAATGTGAATTATGATGGTACTTTAACGCACGTAAATTATAgtgctccttttttttacgCCGATGGCATAAGCAACGCAGTGGGATATACGCACAACTGTGACAGTAATAAAGGAATCAGCGATGATAATAACTACAGTAATAACAGCACTAACGACAATAGTAATAGCAGTACTAATGAGAACAGTAATAACAGGACCAGTAACAAGAGTAACATCAGTCGCAACAGTAACAACATCACCAATAATGTCAAACACAGCAGCAGTAATACCATTTGTTTTTCCCCACTAGGTccttatgaaaaaaagagtCAAATTAACGCGGCTGGTATAAATTACGCAGATACAATGAACAACTACAATAATACAGATATGATGAATAGCATGGGGGTACCTTCGAATGTATACTATTATAAGAATGTTAAGTTTAATGAAAATGCGATTGATATgataaacatttataattGTTTCAATACGAATGGAATAGAACCTCCTcaatataatagtaatacaAGCAATAATATGGAAAGTTATATAAATtcggaaataaaaaatgacaacataaatagttataattacaaaatgGATAAAAAGGATAATAGAGAAATGGAAAATGACTTAATTAATAGGCATcctaataatttaattgataaatataattatttaaataattataatagtacTAATTATACAAATGGATTTAATTTCATGAATTTTGATAACAATGGAAAtgatgtaaatataaataatggtATGAGTTATATGGACTCTAACAGCATGTTTAATGAAGGTGAAACTAATTATACATATCTTTCAACTAtgaaaaatttcaaaaagaaagataaaattaaaaaggaaaagaaaaatacaagCATAAATAAATCTCAAACATGCACCTTAAATACTACTAGAAAGAAAAAGTTCGGAAATAATGGACCTCCTACTGCTGAAAAATTAAGTGAGTTACTTTATGAGCAAAATATGTCAGTACCGCAAATAGCAGCAATATATGGAGTGCACAGAACAACAGTCGCAAGGTGGTGCCATAACcgaaaaattattcaaaagtCTAGTCATTATCAAGGGCGAAGACGAACGTCTACGAAACTGAATAATGAGTACATATAA
- the PmUG01_12050800 gene encoding protein phosphatase containing kelch-like domains, putative encodes MNNGSFKETNVCRKEKQKGDIPAPRFGHTTTYLGNNKVAVFGGAIGDAGKYNITDDIYIYDLVQNKWKKLSTENTPTARAAHAAACVDEQQLVIYGGATGGGSLSLDDLYILDLRREQRYTWMTVPTKGVTPGRRYGHVMVYSKPNLIVFGGNDGQQTLNDVWFMHVEMPPFEWVKVLIPNNCKIPPPRVYHSADMCKEGPATGMIVIFGGRSSENKSLDDTWGLRQHRDGRWDWVEAPIKKGSPPEARYQHTSVFIGSKMFILGGRNDNGCAVPLSTALYNTETIEWVTLPSISKFRHTSWMFKYTIYTFGGFSHQTQQFPTNELECLECYTLLTSLNSLEADKKKTMKQSSLKQKQLSSESIKHQNSDLRTMNSYNLNSQDIINPHQQQNIQQNIQQNIQQSMQQSTQQSIQHCLQQNAQQNVQNNNQYATSKQLYNIKCNSSTGSTFPSAQNTHYRNMLDSPTSSLFRLSSRPMSNKIKLSAHAHAVQETGSDFALLVRKISIDKLEEEGRKINNGVLCTPVNYISEFKNTVYDKIITTLLNPNITQFEIQYNHNSEAIFIIPWANISILCSIVIDIFKQEDIILKLRAPIKIYGDIHGQYYDLMRLFQLYKCPVEEDLGEKLNAIGDIDSNDYLFLGDYVDRGSNSLEVICLLFALKCKYPKQIHLIRGNHEDMAINSLYGFQEECKRRLKEDITDNASCWFQINQVFEWLPIGAIVEEKILCVHGGIGKSIHKISDISQLRRPLIVSQVPQNLSEQKVTDLLWSDPTDNDSILGTIPNDIRDPDGTGHIVKYGPDRVHKFLEDNDLQLIIRAHECVMDGFERFAGGKLITLFSATNYCNSHKNAGALLFIRRDLTVIPKLIYPAKDEIRFFNTWDTKMTELRPPTPPRNQPKMRELNYGAP; translated from the exons GGGTCATTTAAAGAAACGAATGTTTgcagaaaagaaaaacaaaaaggagATATTCCAGCACCTAGGTTTGGACATACGACTACCTACTTAGGTAATAATAAAGTTGCCGTATTTGGTGGTGCCATAGGTGACGCAgggaaatataatataaccgatgatatatatatatatgatttagtACAAAATAAGTGGAAAAAGTTATCTACAGAAAATACTCCAACAGCTAGAGCTGCTCATGCAGCTGCTTGTGTGGATGAACAACAGTTAGTAATATATGGAGGAGCTACTGGAGGTGGGTCTTTGTCTTTGgatgatttatatatattagatttaAGAAGAGAACAAAGATATACTTGGATGACTGTACCTACAAAAGGGGTAACACCAGGTAGAAGATATGGTCATGTAATGGTATACAGTAAACCAAATTTAATAGTTTTTGGTGGTAATGATGGTCAACAAACCTTAAATGATGTTTGGTTTATGCATGTAGAAATGCCTCCTTTCGAATGGGTTAAAGTGTTAATCCCAAATAATTGTAAGATACCACCACCAAGAGTATATCATTCAGCTGATATGTGTAAAGAAGGACCTGCAACAGGTATGATTGTAATATTTGGTGGAAGAAGTTCAGAAAATAAATCATTAGATGACACTTGGGGTTTAAGACAACATAGAGACGGTAGATGGGATTGGGTTGAAGCTCCCATTAAAAAAGGATCTCCTCCAGAAGCTCGTTATCAACATACGTCTGTTTTTATAGGATCTAAGATGTTTATTTTAGGAGGTCGAAATGATAATGGATGTGCAGTTCCCTTATCCACAGCTCTATATAATACAGAAACAATAGAATGGGTTACCTTACCTTCTATTTCTAAATTTAGACATACATCTTGGatgtttaaatatacaatCTATACATTTGGAGGATTTAGTCATCAAACACAACAATTCCCTACGAATGAATTAGAATGCCTTGAATGTTACACTCTCTTAACTTCTTTAAACAGTTTAGAAGCagataagaaaaaaactATGAAACAATCTtctttaaaacaaaaacagcTATCAAGTGAAAGTATTAAACATCAAAACAGTGATCTAAGAACTATGAACTCGTACAATTTAAATAGCCAAGATATTATTAACCCTCATCAACAACAGAATATACAACAGAATATACAACAGAATATACAACAGAGTATGCAACAGAGTACGCAACAGAGTATACAACACTGTTTACAACAAAATGCTCAGcaaaatgtacaaaataataaccAATATGCAACATCAAAACAATTgtacaatataaaatgtaattcCAGTACTGGTAGTACATTTCCAAGTGCACAAAATACACATTACAGAAATATGTTAGATTCACCTACCTCTTCTTTATTTCGATTATCTAGTAGACCTAtgtcaaataaaataaaattatcagCACATGCACATGCGGTACAAGAGACAGGTAGTGATTTTGCTCTACTTGTTAGAAAGATTTCAATTGATAAATTAGAAGAAgaaggaagaaaaattaacaatGGTGTTTTATGTACTCCagtaaattatattagtgaatttaaaaatacagtGTATGACAAAATTATTACTACATTATTAAACCCTAATATTACACAATTTGAAATACAATATAATCACAATTCAGAAGCTATTTTCATAATTCCATGGgctaatatttctattttatgCTCCATTGTAATAGATATTTTCAAGCAAGaggatataatattaaaattaagagcacctataaaaatttatggtGACATTCATGGTCAGTATTATGATTTAATGAGATTATTTCAATTATATAAGTGTCCAGTAGAAGAAGATTTAggagaaaaattaaatgcaaTAGGTGATATCGATTCaaatgattatttatttttaggaGATTACGTTGATAGAGGTTCAAATAGTTTAGAAGTCATTTGCTTGCTTTTTGcattaaaatgtaaataccCTAAgcaaatacatttaatacgAGGAAATCACGAGGATATGGCAATTAATAGTTTATATGGTTTTCAGGAGGAATGTAAAAGAAGATTAAAAGAAGACATAACTGATAATGCATCATGTTGGTTTCAGATAAATCAAGTTTTTGAATGGTTACCTATTGGTGCTAtagtagaagaaaaaatattatgtgtTCATGGAGGAATAGGAAAATCGATTCACAAAATTTCTGATATTTCTCAATTGAGAAGACCACTAATCGTTTCACAAGTTCCTCAAAATTTGAGTGAACAAAAAGTTACTGATCTTTTATGGTCAGACCCAACCGATAACGATTCTATATTAGGAACTATACCTAATGATATAAGAGATCCAGATGGTACTGGTCATATTGTTAAATATGGTCCTGATCgtgttcataaatttttggAAGATAATGATCTTCAATTAATTATACGAGCGCACGAATGTGTAATGGATGGATTTGAAAGATTTGCAGGAGGCAAATTAATAACTTTATTTTCAGCAACCAATTACTGTAACTCACATAAAAATGCAGGAGCATTACTATTCATTCGAAGAGATCTTACAGTAATACCAAAACTTATATATCCTGCAAAGGACGAAATTCGGTTCTTTAACACATG GGACACAAAAATGACGGAACTCAGGCCGCCGACTCCACCAAGAAATCAACCCAAAATGAGGGAATTAAATTATGGTGCTCcgtaa